In Nicotiana tabacum cultivar K326 chromosome 21, ASM71507v2, whole genome shotgun sequence, one DNA window encodes the following:
- the LOC107824247 gene encoding uncharacterized protein LOC107824247 produces MARKKLRHTRIRSESVRNSILNKRAASLFKKAEEFSILCDVAVAVIIFNQGEIQPIAYPSITQAKDILMSYLSFSEAERLKKLVKHETYLLEKVNEQEEKISKIEKLNEGKEMDILFNQLVEGKNTNELDARQLKGLLKLSAAKMAKLNERKKQFNQQDQPSESLYRPSDFKPVCENVANQTSDLQDFVPATNLMEDLINNPWFVENMAADQNEFGTESAPEEGNDNNAGDDGNPEDLN; encoded by the coding sequence ATGGCTAGAAAGAAGCTTAGGCATACTAGAATCCGTAGTGAAAGTGTGAGAAACTCCATCCTAAACAAAAGAGCAGCAAGTTTGTTTAAGAAAGCAGAAGAGTTTTCTATTTTatgtgatgtagcagttgctgtaattatttttaatcaagggGAAATTCAACCCATTGCGTATCCATCTATAACTCAGGCTAAGGATATATTAATGAGCTATTTAAGTTTTTCTGAGGCCGAGAGGCTTAAGAAGTTAGTTAAACATGAAACATATCTTTTAGAAAAAGTTAATGAGCAAGAAGAAAAAATTAGCAAAATTGAGAAATTGAATGAGGGGAAGGAAATGGATATCCTATTCAACCAACTTGTGGAGGGAAAGAATACTAATGAACTTGATGCTAGACAACTTAAAGGTCTGTTAAAGTTGTCTGCTGCTAAGATGGCTAAACTtaatgaaagaaagaaacaatTCAATCAACAGGATCAACCATCTGAATCTCTATACCGTCCCTCTGATTTCAAGCCCGTGTGCGAAAATGTTGCTAATCAAACTAGTGATTTGCAGGATTTTGTCCCAGCAACAAATTTAATGGAGGATTTGATTAATAATCCGTGGTTTGTTGAGAATATGGCTGCTGACCAAAATGAGTTTGGTACAGAGTCTGCACCAGAGGAAGGCAATGACAACAATGCTGGAGATGATGGAAATCCTGAGGACCTCAATTGA